ATTGAGGCCAAAGCACTTCGTAAACTAAGACATCCTAGCCGAAGCAAACGATTAAAAGACTTTCTTGAATAGTCTTTGTTTTCGGTACAGATAACTATGGCTCAGATCAGATCTCTTGTGAATGCGGAAATGCACTTGAGGAATATAGTCAATACGAGGGCGCGGAACAAGAAGAATTTGTTGGGGTGTGGAGAGATCTATCCACTCCGAAGTAATCCACACGGTTATAAACACAGTCCCTTGGAAGTCGGCATCTTGTTGCCCTTTTCAAGGGGCTATTTAGTTTGTTAAAGGGAAGCAATCTGTGAATGAATTGACATGGGTCAAGAGCTTCCATCATAATTATGAAACGTAAATATATATATAGATAGATCATCGTAATTACCATTGATGTATCAAAGACGAAATATTTTTAGAGGAGTGACATGACACCGATGAGTTTACATACATCCGCTGTTGAACGGTTATGCTTGCGTAATATACCGCTGTCGAGCTTCTCTACGTATAGCATTGGAGGAGCGGCCAATTATGTGGCGCTGCCCGAGACGGCAGACGACCTGGCTGCGTTGTATCAGGATTGCAAGAAGCAAGGGTTGCCTTGGTACACCTTTGGTATGGGATCTAATATTTTATTTCCTGATCAGCCGGATCCGGATATGGTCTTTGTCTCTCTCAAGAGATTTACCGAGCTGAAAACAAAGGGGGATAAATGGTTTGTATCTGCTGGAACCCCGATGTCACTGCTCTCCTTAATGGGACTTAGTGGCGGTACAGATTTGTTAGACTTTACGTTCCTGCTTCCCGGTTGTCTTGGGGCAGGCATTTATATGAATGCAAAATACAATCATCGCCAAATTTGCGATATTATTGATACCGTTTATTATATCGACTTATCTTCCCGAGCGATGTCGGTTCAGTCCATTCCTTCAGCAGAGTGCGATTTTGCATACAAACAGTCTATTTTCCAGCATCATCCCTGGATTATTGTCGGGGCTGATCTGAATATTCCTGTTCATTCCGAAGAGCAAATCCAGTATGTCTCCAATCTGGCGCCGGCTTGGAAGGAGAGAGGAAACCATCCGTCATCACTTCCGCAGTTCTTTTCCTTTT
Above is a window of Paenibacillus uliginis N3/975 DNA encoding:
- a CDS encoding UDP-N-acetylmuramate dehydrogenase, whose protein sequence is MSLHTSAVERLCLRNIPLSSFSTYSIGGAANYVALPETADDLAALYQDCKKQGLPWYTFGMGSNILFPDQPDPDMVFVSLKRFTELKTKGDKWFVSAGTPMSLLSLMGLSGGTDLLDFTFLLPGCLGAGIYMNAKYNHRQICDIIDTVYYIDLSSRAMSVQSIPSAECDFAYKQSIFQHHPWIIVGADLNIPVHSEEQIQYVSNLAPAWKERGNHPSSLPQFFSFFLGEVHALAGKGIPTPESMLDIIKYRTGKRHFDYPSCGSVFKNNYNYGVATGSLVDQLNLKGTEHGGAIISPHHGNMILNQNQAKASDIVYLMEVITEAIHRKFGFVPEPEIVLV